The genome window ataaatacaaatatagatatagatatagttataaatataaaCCTTCCTCATTTTCCTAAATCTTGCCAACATATTTTCAATGAATCCTGACCCTTTTATCAAATTCTTGAAATTATCCAGTTTGAGTGTGGTGTCTGTTTCCTAACAAATTCTTAATTAATCTGAAAGAGAAATATCTATTTCACATGCGTGTATACATCTCTATCCCTTACCATCTCTGCGTGGATCACCAGGACTATCACTATCTGGATTTTATTAAGTGTTGAATTTTTAAcatgtcatttttcttcattgttttcttacAAGAAATCTGATGTCCATTTTTTGATTAAACAGGCgtaattcttttttcaaaattgggGGTTACCTCAGAGAAgtgtaagaaagaaaacttcagatTAATCACTGCATATTTAGTTTTCCTAAATACATCAGTTACAAAAGTGGGCACTGAGAGAAGATAAGACACACAGCAGACAGCAGATGCAAGAAAATACCAGCATTCAGAGTTTCATTATCTTTATGGTACTAGAGTGAAAAATAATTAGTTTAGATTCTCTTTGAATGCTCTTTCATTACTTCAGATGCATTTCCATTGTCCCATTAGAGTGTACACTTTAAGCTTCAAtttggaaatttgttttctcttctttcctaggGAATTAGATGAGACAGCAAGAGTCTTGGGAAATTTTggcatctctctttctctattttgctTAAAGTTCTGAAGACATTTTTCCTCATATGAGTGTACACTGACCAGGGGGGTTTGATACATTTATACTCAGCATGAATATACAGCCCTGTGAGTGTGAAGTGTTGATTGGTCTTGTGAAATCTAACCCAATGCATTCATTGCCCAAGTTTTTTTTCCGACATTCATTCCAACAGAAGTAAAGCagacaaagaaattatttattctatatCTAAACTGAAACATCCATTTTATTATGATTTGGCTCAAAATCTGAAGAATGAGGTCTACTTtgtttcatttgaaagaaaatgttccTAGTTACCAGTGCCCAGTTTACTACATATTACCTCTGTTACCTTTGCAATATTAAATTCTGTAAGTCTTAGTTTTAACATGGGAGATTGGGCTTCTCTCCAAACCTGAACAAAAAGTATCTCCACAAATGTTTTGGTTGAAATGAATTTCCTCTTACTAAACCTCTTTGTATCAGGATTTTGAGATGCTTTAAAGCTGGGAAGTAATGAAAGACACAAttacaatatttttcttatagaGATACGTAGAATTTATTAACTATCATGCACTTACTATATACCAAATATGTTCAAAAAATTCTAAGCTGGTTTTCTTCAGAATGAAGGTTATGGATACAATGGTCAGAATAATAGAGGATCTTATCCCTTCTAATTGTGAGCAAGTCCAACCCTTTTGGGCGCTAATATCCTTAGGAAGCCTTGGCGAATCTGCTTTGTCTTGATGCTATAAATGACTGGGTTAAGTACTGGTGGAACTAACAGGTAAATATTGGCCATGGTTATGTGGACAATGGGAGAGGAGTGTTTTGCAAAGCGATGCACTAAGGATAGCCCTATCATGGGCACATACAGAATGAGCACAGCACAAATGTGGGAAGCACACGTATTGAGGGCTTTGAGCTTCCCTCTCTGGGATGCAATGCCTAGCACAGAATGGAGGATGAAAGCATAAGATAACAAGATCCCTAGAGAATCTACACCCCAATAAAATGCAACAACAAACAAGCcatataaaatgttgaaagagatGTCAGCACAGGCCAACTGGATGACTTCTTGATGTAagcagaaagagtgggagagaacATGGGAGTGACAGAAGGGAAATGTGGGAATACGAACAAGAATAACAGGGAGGACAGTGGAGCATCTGATTATAATGAAGACCCCTATATAGATAATGCGTTGTGGAGTGAGTTTGCTGCAGTACCTCAAAGGATCACAAATGGCAACATACCGGTCAAAAGCCATGGCTAGAAGCACAGCTGACTCCATCAGAGAAAATGTATGAATAAAATACATCTGTGCCACACAAGCATTCACCTCAATCTCCCTAGCATCAAACCATAAGATTTTTAATACTGTGGGCAAGGTGGAGAATGACATGCCCATGTCAGTGAGGGACAGCATGGCCAGGAAATAGTACATGGGCTCGTGGAGACTCTTATCTGTGTGGATGATGTGAAGGATTGTACAGTTGCCCACTATCCCAATCAGGTAGCACACACAAAAAGGGATGGAAATAAAGTGATTAACATTCTCATAGCCAGGAATCCCAGTGAGGTAGAATGAAACAAACTGTTTAGTACTGGAGTTAGAACCGGTTAAAAGGGTGTCCCAAGTAGCCATTTTCCTACCATAAGAATGTGGTCTCCTAGAAGGAAGAGAAACACACAACATTAAGAAGATAGCAAGTTATGTTTctacattagttttttttttcctcttattctttgTAGAGGCAGTATCTGTACAgtttgtaaaatgatttttaaaattatccaaagacaccatcattttttaatatattacttttaaattctttacGTGTATTATGGTTATGTAGTTTTCTGTCAACCTTTTATTCCATTGATTCTGGATTTTGAGTCATTCACAGGATACTCTTCCCTTCCCTAAATTTGTAATATATTCTCCTATCTCCTACTGATATTTTTATAAGTTGGTTTGTTTCTATCTACTTTTAGAGTCACCATTTACTTGTCATTCATTTTGTGTATGATGTTAAGCAAGGATATTTGCCAAGACCTCTCCATGTTAAGCATTCATTTTCCTCTGACAAGGAAACTGGATGGAAATAATTTAGAAGGAATGTCAGAAAAAGCATAGGCAATAAATATATAGAGTTAGCTATCTCTAATAGAAAAGAGTCCATAAGATACATCAAATCATATCATGAGATATAAATGGATACTTCAAAAACATTGTATATGCAGCAATGTGATTACCAATTAGAGAGTGAAATAAATGAGTCCTCAAACTGGTTTAAATGGGAACCAGAACCCCATCCAAGAGTAAATAGAACTTATCCTCACTTACTCAATCACAGGTATTTGGAGCTTGGTTTCCATTTCATATTGTCTACCAAGGTTCATCTACATGTACTTAAACTGCAGCCAGGCCAGGATTTTACTTAATtgaattgttaacattttttccattGATGCAATTGAATTGTGAACTACATCATCCTCGTTGATCCTGGAGCCACCTTTTTGGTGTCATTGGAACTTGCAGCTCCTTTTCTAATGCTCCTGTCTACACATGGCCTTGGGCCATCTCtgacagaagcaggaaaaatacCACCAATCTCAGCCTAACTGTCCCTATGGCCTTGGAATGAAGTTAGGACCCCTGACATCCTTAGACTGTGATTCAATCTGGTGACAACCTCCTGATTTTCTTGTTTTAgcttctttgttcatttagttTGAATGTATTTCAGTAACAAAGTTAACAAACCCTATCTCACAATAGAATATAGATGattacattaaataatttatgaatgTTCTTACCCCAGTTCTCTTTCAATTTgaatttttacactttttaaaagattttacttatttgacagagagagaaatcacaagtaggcagagagacaggcagagagagaggggggaagcaggctccctgttgagcagagagcctgatgtggggttcagtcccaggaccctgagatcatgacctgagctgaaggcagagacttgatCCACTGAggtactcaggtgccccatatttttacatattaatgaTCATATTTGTACTGTAAAATATCTCCAATAATGTCAAAATAGAGGCTTGTTATAGATATGTAGACCGAAGCTTAGAGACTGAAGTGGTTTGCCGGAAGCCACACAGGTACAATAATAGCTTTCATAAATCTTGGTTTCAGGGTTTTGTTCATGTAGATGGTG of Mustela nigripes isolate SB6536 chromosome 1, MUSNIG.SB6536, whole genome shotgun sequence contains these proteins:
- the LOC132015589 gene encoding olfactory receptor 51G1-like, with amino-acid sequence MATWDTLLTGSNSSTKQFVSFYLTGIPGYENVNHFISIPFCVCYLIGIVGNCTILHIIHTDKSLHEPMYYFLAMLSLTDMGMSFSTLPTVLKILWFDAREIEVNACVAQMYFIHTFSLMESAVLLAMAFDRYVAICDPLRYCSKLTPQRIIYIGVFIIIRCSTVLPVILVRIPTFPFCHSHVLSHSFCLHQEVIQLACADISFNILYGLFVVAFYWGVDSLGILLSYAFILHSVLGIASQRGKLKALNTCASHICAVLILYVPMIGLSLVHRFAKHSSPIVHITMANIYLLVPPVLNPVIYSIKTKQIRQGFLRILAPKRVGLAHN